GTCTCTCGGTCAGTGAAGGCTTGTTGCAGTTTGCCTATGATTGGATATTGAACACCAAGTTTGGTAGAAACGTTTTGAAAAAACGAATGAAACGCAACGCGCTGACCGCACTCCATGCGGGTGTCACAACGATGCGCAGTATGGGGGAATTCTTTTACACGGACGTCCAGCTGCGGGATGAGATTAATAATGGTGAATTTGTCGGCCCTAATCTGCTTGTCTCCGGGTTTTTCCTAAGTGTCACGGGCGGACATGGTGCCCCATTCCTCGCTCTGGTGGGCGATTCGCCGTGGGAAGCACGGAAAAATGTACGGCTCAATGTGAAACACGGCGTGGATCTGATCAAAATCTGTGTGACGGGTGGCGTGACGGATGCGAAAATGGTCGGCGAAGCTGGCCGTTTACAGATGACGGTGGAGGAAGTTGCGGCGATCTGCGATGAAGCGCATAAGATTGGTTTGCGGGTGGCAGCGCATGTGGAAAGCACGGAAGGCGTACGGGTTGCGTTACAAGGTGGCGTCGATACCATCGAGCACGGTTCGGAGATGGATGACGAAATCATTCGTTTGTATAAAAATAATCCCAATACCCTGAATGGCTACACCGCACTCATCCCCACCCTGCAAGCCGCTTATCCATCCGCTTCACTGGATACCAGCGTAACAAAGGTAAGTGCAACGGTAAAAGAAAATTCCAAACTGGTCTACGATTCCATGCTCAAAGGCGTAAAACAAGCGATCGAAAACGACATCACCATCGGAATAGGTACTGATGCCGCCATGCCTTACGTGACTCACTATGATATGTGGAGAGAAATGGACCACTACATGAGACAGGCTAACCTGAACAACAAACAGGTCATCGACATGGTGACCCGAACCAATGCGAAAATCCTCGGTGTTGAAGATGTAACAGGAACGGTGGATATCGGAAAACATGCTGATTTGATTATCATGGAGCAAAATCCGCTGGAACATAGCATGAGTACAACCATGAGCAGCATATCCACCAGCCAATATCAGATTATGTTTATCATCCTCCTCACCTTAGGCGGGATCATTGGGCAACTGATTAATTTCGAGAACATCTTGTCCAACATCATGACCAAATTCTCGTCCAATGGTTTAAATGAAGGATTAACGGTTGCCATCTCATTGTTGTGCGTGGGATCGATCCCGATTCTGGGGCCACTACAAAGTGCTTTACAGGGAGATAATACCTTTTTGCAAATGGGAAGATACAGAGTTACTTCTCACCATCAACACAGTGCCGGTGCTAAAAAAACGCAGAAGGACACTAAGTAAATCAGCACATCGGCATCCGTCGTGGTGGAAAGACAACCAAAACTTCAAACTATAGTTGA
This Paenibacillus xylanexedens DNA region includes the following protein-coding sequences:
- a CDS encoding DUF554 family protein, with the protein product MNTAYALKNVNLIHGDLNRNLQKNMTILVNEQGLIQDIGKDNKLVIPSHYTTIDLSGKYVMPGLINAHVHLFADGKPFSLSVSEGLLQFAYDWILNTKFGRNVLKKRMKRNALTALHAGVTTMRSMGEFFYTDVQLRDEINNGEFVGPNLLVSGFFLSVTGGHGAPFLALVGDSPWEARKNVRLNVKHGVDLIKICVTGGVTDAKMVGEAGRLQMTVEEVAAICDEAHKIGLRVAAHVESTEGVRVALQGGVDTIEHGSEMDDEIIRLYKNNPNTLNGYTALIPTLQAAYPSASLDTSVTKVSATVKENSKLVYDSMLKGVKQAIENDITIGIGTDAAMPYVTHYDMWREMDHYMRQANLNNKQVIDMVTRTNAKILGVEDVTGTVDIGKHADLIIMEQNPLEHSMSTTMSSISTSQYQIMFIILLTLGGIIGQLINFENILSNIMTKFSSNGLNEGLTVAISLLCVGSIPILGPLQSALQGDNTFLQMGRYRVTSHHQHSAGAKKTQKDTK